GGAGTCCGTGCCCGAAGAGGCAGGAGGACCCGGTGGCAACCGCAGCCGACATCACCGCCATGCGCCGAGCGATCGCACTCGCCGCACGCGGACTCGGCTCCACCAGCCCCAACCCGGTCGTCGGATGCGTGATCACCGACGCCGCCGGAGCCCCGGCCGGTGAAGGCTTCCACCAGCGGGCAGGCGGCCCGCACGCCGAGATCCACGCCCTGCGCGAGGCCGGGGAACGGGCTCGTGGCGGCACCGCCTACGTCACCCTCGAACCCTGCAACCACACGGGACGCACCGGTCCCTGCGCACAGGCGCTGATCGACGCGGGCGTCGCCCGCGTCGTCCACGCCGTCGGCGACCCGAACCCCCAGGCCACCGGAGGTGCCGAGACCCTGCGCGCCGCCGGGGTCCAGGTCGGGAGCGGGCTCCTCGCCGCCGAGGCCGAGGCCGGCAACACCGCCTGGCTCACCTCGGTGCGCCGCGGACGCCCGTACGTCCTCTGGAAGTACGCCGCCACCCTCGACGGCCGGATCGCCGCCGCCGACGGCACCAGCCGCTGGATCACCTCGCCCGAGTCCCGCGCCGACGTGCACCGGCTGCGCGCCGAGGCCGACGCCGTGATCGTCGGCTCCGGCACCGCCCGCACCGACGACCCGCAGCTCGGCGCCCGGGGCGTCGAGGGGGCCACTCAGCCGCTCCGCGTCGTCGTGGACACCACGGCCACCGCCGTACGCCCCGGCGCCCGGGTCCTCGACGCCACCGCGCCGACCCTGGTCGCGGTCGCCGAGGACGCAGACGCCCACCATTTGCCCGAGGAGAAGGTGCTCCGGCTGCCCCGCTCCACCACCGGCACCGGCCTGGACGTCACCGCCCTCCTCGCGGCCCTCCACGAGCGGTCCGTGCGCTCCGTACTCCTCGAAGGCGGCCCCACCCTGGCGGGTGCCTTCGTCGCCGCCGGGGCCGTCGACCGGG
The DNA window shown above is from Streptomyces sp. NBC_00247 and carries:
- the ribD gene encoding bifunctional diaminohydroxyphosphoribosylaminopyrimidine deaminase/5-amino-6-(5-phosphoribosylamino)uracil reductase RibD is translated as MATAADITAMRRAIALAARGLGSTSPNPVVGCVITDAAGAPAGEGFHQRAGGPHAEIHALREAGERARGGTAYVTLEPCNHTGRTGPCAQALIDAGVARVVHAVGDPNPQATGGAETLRAAGVQVGSGLLAAEAEAGNTAWLTSVRRGRPYVLWKYAATLDGRIAAADGTSRWITSPESRADVHRLRAEADAVIVGSGTARTDDPQLGARGVEGATQPLRVVVDTTATAVRPGARVLDATAPTLVAVAEDADAHHLPEEKVLRLPRSTTGTGLDVTALLAALHERSVRSVLLEGGPTLAGAFVAAGAVDRVVGYLAPVLLGAGPAALGDAGISTIARALRLDVTETAHIGPDFRITAVPTAAANSTARKGN